A window from Leifsonia shinshuensis encodes these proteins:
- a CDS encoding type II toxin-antitoxin system prevent-host-death family antitoxin: METVSVRDLRNHGGDILDRVARGEHLTITRDGAAVAELSPLAAPGRALSALIDARRTLPAVDPRALRADVDAVVEQQW, encoded by the coding sequence ATGGAGACTGTCAGCGTGAGAGATCTACGCAACCATGGCGGCGACATCCTCGACAGGGTGGCTCGCGGCGAACACCTGACCATCACGCGCGACGGCGCCGCCGTGGCGGAGCTTTCTCCGCTGGCGGCGCCGGGGCGCGCCCTGTCCGCGCTGATCGATGCCCGCCGCACGCTGCCCGCGGTCGACCCCCGCGCGCTGCGGGCGGACGTCGACGCGGTCGTGGAGCAGCAGTGGTGA
- a CDS encoding type II toxin-antitoxin system VapC family toxin, whose amino-acid sequence MQPGLLDTSTLILLARVADPSELPDIPSISAITLAELSVGPLVAATESERAARQAHLQLAEADFDPIPFDTSAARAFARVAQSLREAGRKPTARAFDALIAATAISRDLPLHTCNPDDFAGIPELDLRPVTVAP is encoded by the coding sequence ATGCAACCGGGGCTCCTCGACACGTCGACGCTCATCCTGCTGGCGCGGGTGGCGGATCCGTCCGAGCTGCCCGACATCCCGTCGATCAGCGCGATCACCCTCGCCGAGCTCTCCGTGGGGCCGCTCGTGGCCGCCACGGAGAGCGAGCGGGCGGCCCGCCAGGCGCACCTGCAGCTCGCCGAGGCGGACTTCGACCCGATCCCGTTCGACACCTCGGCGGCCCGAGCGTTCGCGCGGGTCGCCCAGTCCCTGCGGGAGGCCGGCCGCAAGCCGACCGCGCGGGCGTTCGACGCCCTCATCGCCGCGACGGCCATCTCCCGCGATCTGCCGCTGCACACCTGCAATCCGGACGACTTCGCGGGCATCCCGGAGCTCGATCTGCGGCCCGTCACGGTCGCGCCATGA
- a CDS encoding lysophospholipid acyltransferase family protein, with product MVPATDPPVKKQRSEKSRPSIFWVLAGILLPIGYLLARFKIVDGEKLPRTGAFILTPNHYSEIDPVMMGIVAWKLGRLPRFLAKESLFRVPVVGWFLRRSGQVPVARGGSARGSAPLEAAQKVADEGRIVVIYPEGSLTRDPDMWPMRGKTGAARMAFEHDIPVIPIAHWGTQQVMARYAKKISWFPRKTIDVKVGDPVDLSAFRGRPLDNATLTEATAVIMDAITALLEDLRGEKAPAERWDPSQHNQKETGRFDG from the coding sequence ATGGTGCCAGCAACCGATCCGCCCGTGAAGAAGCAGCGATCCGAGAAGAGCCGTCCCTCGATCTTCTGGGTGCTGGCAGGCATCCTGCTCCCCATCGGCTACCTGCTGGCCCGGTTCAAGATCGTCGACGGCGAGAAGCTGCCGCGCACCGGAGCGTTCATCCTGACGCCCAACCACTACAGCGAGATCGACCCGGTGATGATGGGCATCGTCGCCTGGAAGCTGGGCAGACTCCCGCGCTTCTTGGCGAAGGAGAGCCTGTTCCGGGTCCCGGTCGTCGGCTGGTTCCTGCGCAGGTCCGGTCAGGTCCCGGTCGCGCGCGGCGGAAGCGCGCGGGGGTCGGCCCCGCTCGAGGCCGCCCAGAAGGTCGCGGACGAGGGCCGGATCGTCGTCATCTACCCCGAGGGCTCCCTGACCCGCGACCCCGACATGTGGCCGATGCGCGGCAAGACCGGCGCGGCGCGGATGGCGTTCGAGCACGACATCCCGGTGATCCCGATCGCGCACTGGGGCACCCAGCAGGTGATGGCGCGCTACGCCAAGAAGATCAGCTGGTTCCCGCGTAAGACCATCGACGTCAAGGTGGGCGACCCGGTCGACCTGTCGGCCTTCCGCGGACGTCCGCTCGACAATGCGACGCTCACCGAGGCGACCGCCGTCATCATGGATGCGATCACCGCACTCCTCGAGGATCTGCGCGGCGAGAAGGCTCCCGCGGAGCGGTGGGACCCGTCCCAGCACAACCAGAAGGAGACCGGCCGCTTCGATGGCTAA
- a CDS encoding NAD(P)H-dependent glycerol-3-phosphate dehydrogenase, giving the protein MAKAVKAPVARPRRIAVLGAGSWGTTFAKILADGGSDVVLWARRPELAREINEVKRNSDYLEGINLPRNLRATSRLGEAMRDAEQVFVSIPSQTLRSNLEAMIPFLGPETVVVSLMKGVEKGTGLRMSEVIAQGLPIEQDRIAVASGPNLALEIAREQPTAAVVSSSSLETAQAVAISATNRYFRSFVNTDVIGTEFGGVLKNLIAVAIGIVDGVGYGENTKASIITRGLVEMTDFAVAYGAKAETLSGLAGLGDLIATCESSLSRNNTAGRLLGQGYGFHDVVKQMNQTAEGLASVAPILTLAEARGVEMPIVRQVSQVLAGTLDPKDIAPHLTTDSDEPQGERTLDDGQGRGRASLWGSLKRAFDQLRDGGGRP; this is encoded by the coding sequence ATGGCTAAGGCAGTGAAGGCTCCCGTCGCCCGTCCCCGCCGGATCGCCGTGCTCGGCGCCGGCAGCTGGGGGACCACATTCGCGAAGATCCTCGCCGACGGCGGTTCCGACGTCGTGCTCTGGGCGCGCCGGCCGGAGCTCGCGCGCGAGATCAACGAGGTCAAGCGCAACAGCGACTACCTCGAGGGCATCAACCTGCCGCGCAACCTGCGGGCCACGTCCCGGCTGGGGGAGGCGATGCGCGACGCCGAACAGGTCTTCGTCTCCATCCCGAGCCAGACCCTCCGGTCGAATCTCGAGGCGATGATCCCGTTCCTCGGGCCCGAGACCGTCGTCGTCAGCCTGATGAAGGGCGTCGAGAAGGGCACCGGCCTGCGCATGAGCGAGGTCATCGCCCAGGGGCTCCCGATCGAGCAGGACCGGATCGCGGTCGCCTCGGGTCCCAACCTGGCGCTCGAGATCGCGCGCGAGCAGCCGACGGCGGCCGTCGTGTCCTCCTCGAGCCTCGAGACCGCACAAGCGGTCGCGATCTCCGCGACCAACCGGTACTTCCGCAGCTTCGTGAACACTGACGTCATCGGCACGGAGTTCGGCGGCGTCCTCAAGAACTTGATCGCGGTCGCGATCGGCATCGTCGACGGCGTGGGCTACGGTGAGAACACGAAGGCCTCGATCATCACGCGCGGACTGGTCGAGATGACGGACTTCGCCGTCGCGTACGGCGCGAAGGCGGAGACGCTGTCGGGCCTCGCAGGCCTCGGCGACCTCATCGCGACGTGCGAGTCCTCCCTCAGCCGCAACAACACCGCCGGGCGGCTCCTCGGGCAGGGCTACGGCTTCCACGACGTCGTGAAGCAGATGAACCAGACCGCGGAGGGGCTCGCCTCGGTGGCGCCTATCCTCACCCTCGCCGAGGCGCGGGGGGTCGAAATGCCGATCGTCCGTCAGGTCAGCCAGGTGCTCGCCGGTACGCTCGATCCGAAGGACATCGCACCGCATCTCACGACGGATTCGGACGAGCCGCAAGGCGAAAGGACATTGGATGACGGACAAGGTCGCGGTCGCGCTTCTCTTTGGGGGTCGCTCAAGCGAGCATTCGATCAGCTGCGCGACGGCGGCGGGCGTCCTTGA
- a CDS encoding D-alanine--D-alanine ligase family protein: MTDKVAVALLFGGRSSEHSISCATAAGVLEAIDRDRYDVIPIGITHDGAFTLQPDDAARFALNAEKLPEVDDNGTRILWPDSASSRALSVVNPDGSRSSLGDVDIVFPILHGPFGEDGTLQGMLELVGLPYVGSGVLASALGMDKHFTKTVLQQAGIPVAPWRTVTAYEWGTRPDEVRDAVRPLGLPAFVKPARAGSSVGVTKVSDWSELDAAMATALAEDDRVLIESMVAGREVEIAVLGGRPGEPARASVAGEIVLTGRDFYDFAAKYLDAPGIDLVCPADLTDDQLAEMQDLGIRAFDAIGAEGLSRVDFFLTADGFVVNEINTMPGFTPISMFPRCWQESGLSYPALIDELIQVALARAAA; encoded by the coding sequence ATGACGGACAAGGTCGCGGTCGCGCTTCTCTTTGGGGGTCGCTCAAGCGAGCATTCGATCAGCTGCGCGACGGCGGCGGGCGTCCTTGAGGCGATCGACCGGGACCGCTACGACGTCATTCCGATCGGGATCACGCACGACGGCGCCTTCACCCTCCAGCCGGACGACGCGGCGCGCTTCGCGCTGAACGCCGAGAAGCTGCCGGAGGTCGACGACAACGGCACGCGCATCCTCTGGCCGGACAGCGCATCCAGCCGGGCACTGTCGGTGGTGAACCCCGACGGCTCCCGCTCGTCGCTCGGCGACGTGGACATCGTCTTCCCGATCCTCCACGGACCCTTCGGCGAGGACGGCACGCTTCAGGGCATGCTCGAGCTCGTCGGCCTGCCGTACGTCGGCAGCGGCGTGCTCGCCAGCGCGCTCGGGATGGACAAGCACTTCACCAAGACCGTGCTCCAGCAGGCGGGCATCCCGGTCGCACCGTGGCGCACGGTCACCGCCTACGAGTGGGGTACCCGTCCGGACGAGGTGCGCGACGCCGTCCGCCCGCTCGGGCTCCCGGCGTTCGTGAAGCCGGCCCGAGCCGGTTCGAGCGTCGGGGTGACGAAGGTCTCCGACTGGTCCGAGCTGGATGCGGCGATGGCGACCGCCCTCGCCGAGGACGACCGCGTGCTGATCGAGTCGATGGTGGCGGGTCGCGAGGTCGAGATCGCCGTCCTCGGCGGTCGTCCGGGGGAGCCCGCGCGAGCGTCCGTCGCCGGCGAGATCGTGCTCACCGGCCGCGACTTCTACGACTTCGCAGCCAAGTACCTCGACGCTCCGGGCATCGACCTGGTCTGCCCGGCGGACCTCACCGACGACCAGCTCGCGGAGATGCAGGACCTCGGCATCCGTGCGTTCGACGCGATCGGCGCCGAAGGGCTGTCCCGCGTCGACTTCTTCCTCACCGCGGACGGGTTCGTGGTCAACGAGATCAATACGATGCCGGGCTTCACGCCCATCTCGATGTTCCCGCGCTGCTGGCAGGAGTCGGGACTCAGCTACCCGGCGCTGATCGATGAGCTCATCCAGGTCGCACTGGCCCGCGCCGCCGCCTGA
- a CDS encoding DUF3515 family protein: protein MNSRRRALPALLLAGAALLLAGCTPTVSLDPAADSNAPGCAEISVRLPDTVADEPARETDAQATGAWGDPAVVILRCGVPPIGPTTKPCVNVNGVDWVLMTDPAAKTIVYQTFGRTPATEVIIDHVSGVSDSSVLPEFASAISTVKQTQKCLSTLDTDPGSTPTPAPTATTAP, encoded by the coding sequence ATGAACTCCCGTCGCCGCGCCCTCCCGGCCCTGCTGCTCGCCGGAGCGGCACTCCTCCTCGCCGGCTGCACGCCGACCGTCTCCCTCGACCCGGCCGCCGACAGCAATGCGCCCGGCTGCGCGGAGATCAGCGTCCGCCTCCCCGACACGGTCGCGGACGAGCCGGCGCGCGAGACGGACGCCCAGGCGACCGGCGCGTGGGGCGACCCGGCCGTCGTGATCCTGCGCTGCGGCGTTCCGCCGATCGGACCGACGACGAAGCCCTGCGTCAACGTCAACGGCGTCGACTGGGTGCTGATGACCGACCCAGCGGCCAAGACGATCGTCTACCAGACGTTCGGGCGCACCCCGGCGACCGAGGTCATCATCGACCACGTCTCCGGCGTTTCCGACTCGTCGGTGCTGCCCGAGTTCGCCAGCGCGATCTCCACAGTCAAGCAGACCCAGAAGTGCCTCTCCACGCTCGACACGGACCCGGGCTCGACCCCGACGCCCGCTCCGACCGCGACGACAGCCCCCTGA
- the thiL gene encoding thiamine-phosphate kinase has translation MGISGSDASAITLGQASEREALRRIFPRLPQSSATLVGPGDDAAVLAAPDGRFVVTTDMMVHGPDFRLAWSGPVDLGWKAAATNLSDVAAMGAVPTALVVAIAAPPETPVAWLEGVADGFREACAELAPGCGVVGGDLSVSATLTFAVTAFGDLEGRTPVLRSGARPGDIVAVSGALGQAAAGLRVLFAEAVHASGEPDADRFASVAAAHPDTVGAQLRPRPPIADGPRAAASGATAMLDLSDGLALDARRVAEASGVAIDLDTSTLGPDAATALRGGEDHGLFAAFPPGTELPGGFRRVGVVREGQGLLVDGVPFGERGGWDPYLEWDGGQG, from the coding sequence ATGGGAATCTCTGGGAGCGACGCGTCCGCCATCACGCTCGGTCAGGCGTCCGAGCGGGAGGCGCTGCGGCGCATCTTCCCGCGGCTCCCACAGTCGTCGGCGACCCTGGTGGGCCCCGGTGACGACGCCGCCGTGCTCGCCGCACCGGACGGCCGCTTCGTCGTGACCACCGACATGATGGTCCACGGACCGGACTTCCGTCTCGCCTGGTCCGGACCGGTCGACCTGGGCTGGAAGGCCGCCGCGACCAACTTGTCGGATGTGGCCGCCATGGGCGCCGTGCCGACGGCGCTCGTCGTCGCGATCGCCGCGCCTCCCGAGACCCCGGTGGCGTGGCTGGAGGGCGTGGCGGATGGCTTCCGCGAGGCCTGCGCCGAGCTCGCCCCGGGCTGCGGAGTCGTCGGCGGGGACCTGTCCGTCTCCGCCACGCTGACCTTCGCGGTGACCGCTTTCGGCGACCTGGAGGGCCGGACGCCGGTGCTGCGCAGCGGTGCGCGGCCGGGCGACATCGTCGCGGTGTCCGGCGCTCTCGGGCAGGCGGCGGCCGGTCTGCGAGTCCTCTTCGCGGAGGCGGTGCATGCGTCGGGCGAGCCGGACGCGGACCGCTTCGCCTCCGTCGCGGCCGCGCATCCGGACACCGTCGGCGCGCAACTCCGCCCGCGGCCGCCCATCGCGGACGGGCCGCGCGCCGCCGCCTCCGGCGCGACGGCGATGCTCGACCTGAGCGACGGCCTCGCGCTCGACGCGCGCCGCGTCGCGGAGGCGAGCGGGGTCGCGATCGACCTCGACACGTCGACCCTCGGCCCGGATGCCGCCACGGCCCTCCGCGGCGGCGAGGATCACGGGCTCTTCGCTGCCTTCCCGCCCGGCACGGAACTCCCGGGCGGATTCCGCCGCGTCGGCGTCGTGCGCGAGGGCCAGGGCCTGCTGGTGGACGGTGTCCCGTTCGGCGAACGCGGGGGATGGGACCCGTACCTGGAGTGGGACGGCGGTCAGGGCTGA
- the rsmD gene encoding 16S rRNA (guanine(966)-N(2))-methyltransferase RsmD, translating to MTRIVSGFAGSLTLQVPKSGTRPTSDRVREAVFSALEARDALHEARVLDLYAGSGALGLEAASRGATSIVLVERSPAAAQVCRRNAAALTAAARSSRHHGPPPSIDVRAASVQSYLGQASGPFDVVFIDPPYEVGEEELAAVLTALQPLLSEDAVVCVERSARGPEPSLPDGLVLERRKDYGETAIFWVTPGQP from the coding sequence ATGACCCGAATCGTCTCCGGTTTCGCCGGATCGCTCACCCTGCAGGTGCCGAAGAGCGGGACGCGCCCGACCTCCGACCGCGTGCGGGAGGCCGTGTTCTCGGCCCTGGAGGCGCGGGATGCTCTCCACGAGGCGCGGGTGCTCGACCTGTACGCGGGCTCGGGAGCCCTGGGCCTCGAGGCGGCGAGCCGGGGCGCGACCTCGATCGTGCTCGTGGAGCGGAGCCCCGCGGCGGCGCAGGTGTGCCGGCGCAACGCGGCCGCGCTGACCGCTGCCGCCCGCTCGAGCCGGCACCACGGGCCCCCGCCGTCGATCGACGTGCGCGCCGCCTCCGTACAGTCGTACCTCGGGCAGGCGAGCGGGCCGTTCGACGTCGTGTTCATCGACCCGCCGTACGAGGTCGGCGAGGAGGAGCTGGCGGCCGTATTGACCGCGCTGCAACCGCTGCTGTCGGAGGACGCCGTGGTGTGCGTCGAGCGCAGCGCCCGCGGGCCCGAGCCGTCACTCCCCGACGGCCTCGTGCTCGAACGCCGCAAGGACTACGGCGAGACCGCGATCTTCTGGGTGACGCCGGGTCAGCCCTGA
- a CDS encoding ATP-dependent DNA helicase RecG: protein MTSASAPAGSGVDAGAVGLDSRLSGVLGGRTASAFEKAFGMRTVADLLSHYPRRYAKRGELTALANLPLDENVTIIAEVLRVQERPMRARRGSILEVKISDGEGILTLTFFNQAWRSRELTPGVRGIFAGKVSAYRGALQLAHPDYELFEPDAENAVVPGSAAAKDWAMTPIPIYPATGTVASWQVQKAVGLALDALGDVPDPVPDSVVVERGLVPFRDALEGIHRPQKDAQWQRARDTLRFQEAFVLQAALLQQRAATREVAATPRKAVPGGLLERFDAALPFALTGDQDVVGGEIERDLAGTAAMHRLVQGEVGSGKTLVALRAMLAVADSGGQSALLAPTEVLAAQHLRSIAAMLGPDLSAQLMPTLLTGQLSAAERKRALLRTVSGQARIVVGTHALLGDAVTFFDLGLVVVDEQHRFGVEQREALRAKGGTPPHVLVLTATPIPRTVAMTVFGDLDVSTIAQLPAGRQGIESFVVPLADRPGWERRIWERASEEIGKGRQVFVVCPAISGKDAEDDGEEPEPDEEQPDGAPPRPTANVEAVAAQVRADPLFGDARIGVLHGRLPSENKDEVMRAFAAGDIDLLIATTVIEVGVNVPNASAMVVLDADRFGVSQLHQLRGRVGRGDIPGLCLLVTAAEQGSLARERVEAVAATLDGFELANVDLELRREGDVLGSRQSGGRSSLRLLRVASDGELIAEARVAAEETLESDPGLAEHPALRAALARRLDESERAFLGKS from the coding sequence ATGACCTCCGCCTCCGCCCCGGCCGGCTCCGGAGTCGACGCCGGCGCCGTCGGCCTCGACTCGCGGCTGAGCGGCGTGCTCGGGGGCCGCACCGCATCCGCGTTCGAGAAAGCGTTCGGGATGCGCACGGTCGCCGACCTGCTCAGCCACTACCCCCGCCGCTACGCGAAGCGCGGCGAGCTCACCGCCCTCGCCAACCTGCCGCTTGACGAGAACGTCACGATCATCGCCGAGGTGCTGCGGGTGCAGGAGCGGCCCATGCGCGCCCGGCGGGGAAGCATCCTCGAGGTCAAGATCTCCGACGGCGAGGGGATCCTGACCCTCACCTTCTTCAACCAGGCGTGGCGGTCGCGCGAGCTGACGCCGGGCGTCCGGGGCATCTTCGCCGGCAAGGTGTCGGCGTACCGCGGAGCGCTCCAGCTCGCGCATCCCGACTACGAGCTCTTCGAACCGGACGCGGAGAACGCGGTGGTCCCGGGGAGCGCCGCGGCGAAGGACTGGGCGATGACCCCGATCCCGATCTACCCCGCGACCGGCACCGTCGCGAGCTGGCAGGTGCAGAAGGCGGTCGGGCTGGCGCTCGACGCGCTGGGTGACGTGCCCGACCCCGTCCCCGACTCCGTAGTCGTGGAGCGCGGGCTCGTGCCGTTCCGCGACGCGTTGGAGGGCATCCACCGGCCGCAGAAGGATGCGCAGTGGCAGCGCGCCCGGGACACGCTGCGGTTCCAGGAGGCGTTCGTGCTGCAGGCCGCGCTCCTGCAGCAGCGCGCGGCGACGCGCGAGGTGGCGGCCACCCCGCGGAAGGCGGTGCCCGGCGGCCTGCTCGAACGGTTCGACGCGGCGCTGCCCTTCGCCCTCACGGGTGACCAGGACGTCGTGGGCGGCGAGATCGAGCGCGACCTGGCCGGCACGGCGGCGATGCACCGGCTGGTGCAGGGCGAGGTCGGGTCCGGCAAGACGCTGGTCGCGCTCCGTGCCATGCTCGCGGTCGCCGACTCCGGCGGTCAGTCCGCCCTGCTCGCCCCGACCGAGGTGCTGGCGGCGCAGCACCTGCGCTCCATCGCCGCCATGCTCGGTCCCGATCTCTCCGCCCAGCTGATGCCGACCCTGCTGACGGGTCAGCTGTCCGCCGCCGAGCGCAAGCGCGCCCTGCTGCGCACGGTGTCCGGCCAGGCGCGCATCGTGGTCGGCACGCACGCGCTGCTCGGGGACGCGGTCACGTTCTTCGACCTCGGTCTGGTCGTCGTCGACGAGCAGCACCGCTTCGGCGTGGAGCAGCGGGAGGCGCTGCGGGCGAAGGGCGGCACTCCGCCGCACGTCCTCGTGCTCACCGCCACGCCCATCCCGCGCACGGTCGCCATGACCGTCTTCGGCGACCTGGACGTGTCGACCATCGCACAGCTCCCCGCCGGACGGCAGGGGATCGAGAGCTTCGTCGTCCCGCTCGCCGACCGCCCGGGCTGGGAGCGCCGGATCTGGGAGCGGGCCTCCGAGGAGATCGGGAAGGGCCGCCAGGTCTTCGTCGTCTGCCCGGCCATCTCGGGCAAGGATGCGGAGGACGACGGCGAGGAGCCGGAGCCCGACGAGGAGCAGCCCGACGGCGCACCGCCGCGGCCCACCGCGAACGTGGAGGCGGTCGCCGCGCAGGTGCGCGCCGATCCGCTGTTCGGGGACGCGCGCATCGGCGTGCTGCACGGCCGGCTGCCCTCCGAGAACAAGGACGAGGTGATGCGCGCCTTCGCGGCCGGCGACATCGACCTGCTCATCGCTACCACGGTCATCGAGGTCGGCGTGAACGTGCCCAACGCCTCCGCCATGGTGGTGCTCGACGCCGACCGGTTCGGCGTCTCCCAGCTGCACCAGCTGCGCGGCCGGGTGGGCCGGGGTGACATCCCCGGACTGTGCCTGCTGGTGACCGCCGCCGAGCAGGGCTCCCTCGCCCGGGAACGCGTGGAGGCGGTCGCCGCGACCCTGGACGGGTTCGAGCTGGCGAACGTCGACCTGGAACTGCGTCGCGAGGGGGATGTGCTCGGCAGCCGCCAGTCGGGCGGCCGGTCGTCGCTGCGCCTGCTGCGCGTGGCCTCCGACGGCGAACTGATCGCGGAGGCGCGGGTCGCGGCTGAGGAGACACTGGAGTCCGACCCGGGGCTCGCCGAGCATCCCGCGCTGCGCGCCGCGCTCGCCCGCCGGCTGGACGAGAGCGAGCGGGCCTTCCTCGGCAAGTCCTGA
- the coaD gene encoding pantetheine-phosphate adenylyltransferase has translation MNRIAVVPGSFDPVTLGHLDVIERAAGMWDEVHVVVVHNPDKSALLPIAQRVALLERSIEDAGIVGNIVIASWSVGLLVDYCTDVGAHVLVKGIRSQVDVAYETPMAIVNRHLADVETVFLLPNPANAHVSSSLVRQVSALGGDVSPYVPPVVHEYLQET, from the coding sequence ATGAACAGGATCGCCGTTGTCCCTGGATCGTTCGACCCGGTCACGCTCGGGCACCTCGACGTGATCGAGCGTGCGGCGGGCATGTGGGACGAGGTCCACGTCGTCGTGGTCCACAACCCGGACAAGTCCGCACTGCTGCCCATCGCGCAGCGGGTCGCCCTGCTGGAGCGGTCCATCGAGGATGCGGGCATCGTCGGCAACATCGTCATCGCCTCCTGGTCCGTCGGGCTCCTGGTGGACTACTGCACCGACGTGGGAGCGCACGTGCTGGTGAAGGGCATCCGCTCGCAGGTGGACGTCGCCTACGAGACGCCGATGGCGATCGTCAACCGTCACCTCGCCGACGTCGAGACGGTCTTCCTGCTCCCGAACCCCGCGAACGCGCACGTCTCCAGCTCGCTGGTCCGGCAGGTCTCCGCCCTGGGCGGGGACGTCAGCCCGTACGTGCCGCCGGTCGTGCACGAGTACCTGCAAGAGACGTGA
- a CDS encoding MoxR family ATPase, with protein MNSYATRQPTESSVAPQEDTGAAALMDLDELQRAAEQITANVESVIDGKHEAVQTALVVLLAEGHLLIEDVPGVGKTMLAKSLAKSVDCTVSRIQFTPDLLPSDVTGVSVYNQAERRFEFKPGAIFANIVIGDEINRASPKTQSALLECMEERQVTVDGSTYPLAAPFIVVATQNPVEMEGTYALPEAQRDRFMARIAMGYPDEGSELAMLTTRDTSSPLSRIRPVVTSDELRAMMITARNVFASTPVKQYAVDLVRATREDRDLRLGASPRATLQLIRAAKAMAALAGRDFVLPDDVDALAVPVLGHRLLPTSRALGHHHESAPVIADIVRRIVASTPVPVGSGSAGSAQQPGAVGTATLGRSGR; from the coding sequence ATGAACAGTTACGCGACGCGCCAGCCCACCGAGTCCTCTGTGGCGCCCCAGGAGGACACCGGCGCGGCCGCGCTCATGGACCTGGACGAGCTGCAGCGCGCTGCCGAGCAGATCACGGCGAACGTCGAATCCGTCATCGACGGCAAGCACGAGGCCGTTCAGACGGCGCTCGTCGTCCTCCTCGCCGAGGGGCACCTGCTGATCGAGGACGTCCCGGGCGTCGGCAAGACGATGCTGGCCAAGTCGCTGGCGAAGTCGGTCGACTGCACGGTGAGCCGCATCCAGTTCACCCCGGACCTCCTGCCGAGCGACGTGACCGGCGTGTCCGTGTACAACCAGGCGGAGCGGCGCTTCGAGTTCAAGCCGGGTGCGATCTTCGCGAACATCGTCATCGGCGACGAGATCAACCGCGCCAGCCCGAAGACCCAGTCCGCGCTCCTGGAGTGCATGGAGGAGCGGCAGGTCACCGTCGACGGCTCGACCTATCCGCTGGCCGCACCGTTCATCGTGGTGGCCACGCAGAACCCGGTGGAGATGGAGGGCACCTACGCCCTCCCGGAGGCCCAGCGCGACCGCTTCATGGCCCGCATCGCGATGGGGTACCCCGACGAGGGCTCCGAGCTCGCCATGCTGACGACGCGCGACACGTCGAGCCCGCTCTCGCGCATCCGGCCCGTCGTCACCTCCGACGAGCTGCGGGCGATGATGATCACCGCGCGCAACGTGTTCGCGTCGACGCCGGTGAAGCAGTACGCGGTCGACCTCGTGCGGGCCACCCGCGAGGACCGCGACCTGCGGCTGGGCGCCAGCCCGCGCGCCACGCTGCAGCTCATCCGCGCGGCGAAGGCCATGGCCGCCCTGGCCGGCCGGGACTTCGTGCTCCCCGACGACGTGGACGCCCTGGCGGTCCCCGTACTTGGGCATCGTCTGCTGCCCACCAGCCGCGCGCTCGGCCATCACCACGAGAGCGCGCCCGTGATCGCGGACATCGTGCGCCGGATCGTCGCCTCGACGCCGGTCCCGGTCGGATCGGGCTCCGCCGGATCCGCGCAGCAGCCCGGCGCCGTGGGTACTGCGACTCTGGGCCGCTCGGGACGCTAG